In Pseudomonas nunensis, a single window of DNA contains:
- a CDS encoding DUF1289 domain-containing protein, translating into MNATERPVLSPCVNICALDDDDICTGCQRTVEEITRWSRMDNAERRKVLELCHERAKSSGLIWMLGKTPDL; encoded by the coding sequence ATGAACGCCACTGAACGGCCGGTGCTATCGCCCTGCGTGAACATCTGCGCACTGGATGACGACGATATCTGCACCGGGTGCCAGCGTACGGTGGAAGAGATTACCCGCTGGAGCCGGATGGACAATGCCGAGCGCCGCAAGGTGCTGGAGTTGTGTCATGAGCGGGCCAAATCCAGTGGCCTGATCTGGATGCTGGGCAAAACCCCTGACCTGTAG
- a CDS encoding NUDIX hydrolase: MKFCSQCGNPVTQRIPEGDSRLRFVCDSCQTIHYQNPNIVAGCVATWGSKVLLCRRAIEPRLGYWTLPAGFMENGETIEQAAVRETAEEACARVRNLSIYTLIDVPHISQVHVFFRAELVDLDFSAGPESLEVMLFEEADIPWSELAFRTVGRTLECFFADRQTEVYPVRSESIPPLAQAAIT; encoded by the coding sequence ATGAAATTTTGCAGTCAGTGCGGTAACCCGGTCACCCAGCGCATTCCCGAAGGCGATTCGCGCCTGCGATTTGTCTGCGACAGCTGTCAGACCATTCACTACCAGAACCCCAATATCGTCGCCGGTTGCGTCGCCACTTGGGGTTCGAAAGTGTTGCTGTGTCGCCGCGCTATCGAGCCGCGACTCGGCTACTGGACCCTGCCCGCCGGTTTCATGGAAAACGGCGAGACCATCGAGCAGGCGGCCGTCCGCGAGACGGCCGAAGAAGCCTGCGCCCGGGTACGCAACCTGAGCATCTACACGCTGATCGACGTGCCGCACATCAGTCAGGTGCATGTATTCTTCCGCGCCGAACTGGTGGACCTGGACTTTTCCGCCGGCCCCGAGAGCCTGGAAGTCATGTTGTTCGAAGAAGCCGACATCCCTTGGTCCGAGCTGGCTTTCCGCACGGTGGGCCGTACCTTAGAATGCTTCTTCGCTGACCGGCAGACGGAGGTCTACCCGGTGCGATCCGAGTCGATTCCACCGCTCGCCCAAGCCGCCATCACTTAA
- a CDS encoding VUT family protein — protein sequence MLFLIAYISSVVLINYAFSTAPHLDIIWSAWGGLVFVLRDMVQTRFGHGAIAAMLAALVLSYVTSDPSIALASATAFAISECIDWLVFSITKRPLHDRLWISSALSIPLDTFIFFGMIDAFTPAVILTAMGSKFAGVTVVWLIMAWRLRKQAVAS from the coding sequence ATGCTCTTCCTGATCGCCTACATCAGCAGCGTCGTGCTGATCAACTACGCCTTTTCCACCGCCCCGCACCTGGACATCATCTGGTCGGCCTGGGGTGGCTTGGTGTTTGTCCTGCGCGACATGGTGCAAACCCGCTTCGGCCACGGCGCCATTGCCGCGATGCTGGCGGCGCTGGTGTTGTCCTACGTGACGTCCGACCCGTCCATCGCCCTGGCCAGCGCCACAGCGTTTGCAATATCCGAGTGCATCGACTGGCTGGTGTTCAGCATCACCAAACGTCCATTGCACGATCGCCTGTGGATAAGTTCGGCGCTGAGCATTCCCCTCGATACCTTCATCTTTTTCGGCATGATCGACGCCTTCACCCCGGCCGTGATCCTCACTGCCATGGGCTCGAAGTTCGCCGGCGTAACGGTCGTCTGGCTGATCATGGCCTGGCGCCTGCGCAAACAGGCCGTCGCCAGCTGA
- a CDS encoding L,D-transpeptidase family protein: MRWLLALFCLSFVVVSQASTVVTLDGKPIEKVLVLKSAHQLQLIADGKPLRTYRISLGKNPRGTKLMEGDKRTPEGFYWVDWRKVSDRFNLAMHISYPNITDSARSRREGVDPGGMIMIHGTPDTYDYPEDLFHTLDWTDGCIAMRNMDMREVWGLVPDGTMIEIRP; encoded by the coding sequence ATGCGCTGGTTGCTTGCTTTGTTTTGCCTGTCGTTCGTCGTGGTGTCCCAGGCTTCCACCGTGGTCACTCTGGACGGCAAACCCATTGAAAAAGTGCTGGTGCTTAAATCCGCCCATCAACTGCAACTGATCGCCGACGGCAAACCGCTGCGAACCTACCGTATTTCCCTGGGAAAAAACCCTCGGGGCACGAAGCTGATGGAAGGCGACAAGCGTACGCCAGAGGGGTTTTACTGGGTCGATTGGCGCAAGGTCAGTGACCGCTTCAACCTCGCCATGCACATCTCGTATCCGAACATTACCGACTCGGCCCGCTCCCGCCGTGAAGGCGTCGATCCCGGCGGCATGATCATGATTCACGGCACCCCCGACACCTACGACTACCCGGAAGACCTGTTCCACACCCTGGACTGGACCGACGGCTGCATCGCCATGCGCAACATGGACATGCGTGAGGTCTGGGGACTGGTGCCGGATGGGACGATGATCGAGATTCGGCCTTAA
- the nagA gene encoding N-acetylglucosamine-6-phosphate deacetylase, translating to MSEDNILTAHGWVRGRLIHQHGKVVSIEGVPCDPADNDLPYLLPGFIDLHVHGGGGKDIMEGATAFETITKTHVRFGTTSLLATTMTAPSEEISSVLKAVGEFCEQRPQGSARVLGVHLEGPYINPGKLGAQPNFAHTALMAEVEAYLALAPIRVITIAPEIAGHDALIRALSARGVRMQIGHTLGSYEEGVAALDAGATSFTHLYNAMSPLHHREPGIVGAALAHAKYAELIPDLLHVHPGAMRVALRSIPCLYCVTDSTAAAGMPDGEYKLGSHTVTKCLGGVRLADGTLAGSTLTMDQALRNLVKIGLPIAEASQRLSQFPADYLGITERGRLQPGAWADCVRLDRSLTLTAVMVEGEDIDFKNA from the coding sequence ATGTCCGAAGACAACATCCTCACCGCCCACGGCTGGGTTCGCGGCCGGCTGATTCACCAGCACGGCAAAGTCGTGTCCATCGAAGGCGTGCCCTGCGATCCGGCCGACAATGACCTGCCTTACCTGCTGCCGGGTTTCATCGACCTGCACGTTCACGGTGGCGGCGGCAAAGACATCATGGAAGGCGCCACGGCCTTCGAAACCATCACCAAAACCCACGTGCGTTTCGGCACCACCTCGCTGCTGGCCACCACCATGACCGCGCCGAGCGAAGAGATTTCCAGCGTGCTCAAAGCCGTCGGCGAGTTCTGCGAGCAGCGCCCGCAAGGCAGCGCCCGAGTGCTCGGCGTGCACCTTGAAGGCCCGTACATCAACCCCGGCAAACTCGGCGCCCAACCGAATTTCGCCCACACCGCGTTGATGGCTGAAGTCGAAGCGTACCTGGCGCTGGCACCGATCCGCGTGATCACCATTGCTCCGGAAATCGCCGGTCATGACGCGTTGATCCGCGCCCTCAGCGCTCGCGGCGTGCGCATGCAGATCGGCCACACCCTCGGCAGTTACGAGGAAGGCGTGGCCGCGCTGGATGCCGGCGCCACCAGTTTCACCCACCTCTACAACGCCATGAGCCCGCTGCATCACCGCGAACCCGGCATCGTCGGCGCGGCGCTGGCTCACGCCAAATATGCCGAACTGATTCCGGATTTGTTGCACGTGCACCCCGGCGCCATGCGCGTGGCCCTGCGCTCGATCCCGTGCCTGTATTGCGTCACCGATTCGACCGCCGCCGCCGGCATGCCCGACGGTGAATACAAACTCGGCAGCCACACCGTGACCAAATGCCTGGGCGGTGTGCGCCTGGCCGACGGCACGCTGGCGGGCAGCACCCTGACCATGGATCAGGCCCTGCGCAACCTGGTGAAGATCGGTTTGCCGATCGCCGAGGCCTCGCAGCGACTGTCGCAATTCCCCGCCGACTACCTCGGCATTACCGAACGCGGGCGCCTGCAACCCGGCGCCTGGGCCGACTGCGTGCGGCTGGATCGCTCACTCACACTGACCGCCGTCATGGTCGAAGGAGAAGACATTGACTTCAAAAATGCTTGA
- a CDS encoding CoA pyrophosphatase, whose amino-acid sequence MLDELLHRVSNHTPRTLETDKRFPEAAVLVPITRSDEPELVLTLRASGLSTHGGEVAFPGGRRDPEDPDLIFTALREAEEEIGLPPGLVEVIGPLSPLISLHGIKVTPYVGVIPDYVEYLANDAEIAAVFSVPLEFFREDPREHTHRIDYQGRSWYVPSYRYGEYKIWGLTAIMIVELINLLYDADISLHHPPKSFINT is encoded by the coding sequence ATGCTGGACGAGCTACTGCATCGGGTAAGCAACCACACGCCACGCACCCTGGAAACCGACAAACGTTTCCCCGAGGCTGCGGTTTTGGTGCCAATCACCCGCAGTGACGAACCGGAACTGGTTCTGACCCTGCGCGCCAGCGGGCTCTCGACCCATGGCGGTGAAGTTGCCTTCCCCGGCGGACGCCGCGACCCCGAAGACCCTGACCTGATCTTCACTGCCCTGCGCGAAGCCGAAGAAGAAATCGGTCTGCCGCCGGGTCTGGTGGAAGTGATCGGCCCGCTCAGCCCACTGATCTCCCTGCACGGCATCAAGGTCACGCCTTATGTCGGCGTCATTCCCGATTACGTTGAATACCTGGCCAACGATGCCGAAATCGCCGCCGTGTTCAGCGTGCCCTTGGAGTTCTTTCGCGAAGACCCACGGGAACACACCCACCGCATCGATTACCAGGGCCGCAGTTGGTACGTGCCGAGCTATCGTTATGGCGAGTACAAGATCTGGGGGCTGACCGCGATCATGATCGTCGAGTTGATCAATCTGCTGTATGACGCCGACATCAGCCTGCATCATCCGCCCAAGAGTTTTATCAACACCTGA
- a CDS encoding gamma carbonic anhydrase family protein — protein sequence MKYRLGDARVETHPQSWVAPNAVLVGKVKLEEGANVWFNAVLRGDNELILIGKNSNVQDGTVMHTDMGYPLTIGTGVTIGHNAMLHGCTVGDYSLIGINAVILNGAKIGKNCIIGANSLIGENKEIPDGSLVMGSPGKVVRELTEPQKKMLEASAAHYVHNSQRYARDLVEQEE from the coding sequence ATGAAATACCGCCTGGGCGACGCCCGCGTCGAAACCCATCCACAGAGCTGGGTTGCGCCCAATGCCGTGCTGGTGGGCAAGGTCAAACTGGAAGAGGGTGCCAACGTCTGGTTCAACGCCGTGTTGCGTGGCGACAACGAACTGATCCTGATCGGCAAGAACAGCAACGTCCAGGACGGCACCGTGATGCACACCGACATGGGCTACCCGCTGACCATCGGCACCGGCGTGACCATCGGCCACAACGCAATGCTCCACGGCTGTACCGTCGGCGATTACAGCCTGATTGGCATCAATGCGGTGATCCTCAACGGCGCGAAAATCGGCAAGAACTGCATCATCGGCGCCAATTCGCTGATCGGCGAAAACAAAGAGATTCCCGACGGTTCATTGGTCATGGGCTCGCCGGGCAAAGTCGTACGCGAACTCACCGAGCCGCAGAAGAAAATGCTCGAAGCCAGCGCCGCACACTATGTGCACAACTCGCAGCGCTATGCCCGCGACCTGGTCGAGCAGGAAGAATGA
- a CDS encoding MFS transporter, whose protein sequence is MTTSTAYSDTTPAQPTNSATRVATASFIGTAIEFYDFYVYATAAALVIGPVFFPQTSGTAQMLSAFLTFGIAFLARPLGSALFGHFGDRIGRKSTLVASLLLMGVCTTLIGVLPGYDSIGAWAPILLCVLRFGQGLGLGGEWGGAALLATENAPKGKRAWFGMFPQLGPSIGFLAANGLFLTLAMTLSDEQFRSWGWRIPFLLSAVLVMVGLYVRLKLHETPVFANAMARQERVKIPLVELFSQYWAPMLLGAGSMVVCYALFYISTVFSLSYGVSTLGYTRETFLALLCFAVLFMAAATPLSAWASDRYGRKPVLIIGGVLAILSGFLMEPLLTHGTTWGVALFLCIELFLMGVTFAPMGALLPELFPTHVRYTGASAAYNLGGIVGASAAPFFAQKLVAMGGLSYVGGYVSGAAVLSLIAVLCLKETRHNDLNRVA, encoded by the coding sequence ATGACGACCAGCACCGCTTACAGCGACACCACGCCTGCCCAGCCGACGAACTCCGCCACGCGAGTGGCCACCGCGAGCTTCATCGGCACCGCCATCGAGTTCTACGACTTCTACGTCTACGCCACCGCCGCTGCGCTGGTGATTGGGCCGGTGTTTTTCCCGCAGACCTCCGGCACTGCGCAGATGCTCTCGGCGTTTCTCACCTTCGGTATCGCGTTCCTGGCGCGACCACTGGGCTCGGCGCTGTTCGGCCACTTCGGTGACCGCATCGGGCGCAAATCGACTCTGGTCGCATCCTTGCTGTTGATGGGTGTGTGCACCACGCTGATTGGCGTGCTGCCGGGTTACGACAGCATCGGGGCCTGGGCGCCGATCCTGCTTTGCGTGCTGCGGTTTGGCCAAGGCCTGGGACTGGGCGGCGAATGGGGCGGCGCGGCATTGCTGGCGACGGAGAATGCGCCGAAGGGCAAACGCGCCTGGTTCGGCATGTTCCCGCAGCTCGGCCCTTCGATTGGCTTTCTGGCGGCCAACGGGTTGTTCCTGACGCTGGCCATGACCCTGAGCGACGAACAGTTCCGCTCGTGGGGCTGGCGGATTCCGTTCCTGCTGAGCGCGGTGCTGGTGATGGTCGGCCTGTACGTGCGCCTCAAACTCCACGAAACCCCGGTGTTCGCCAACGCCATGGCGCGCCAGGAGCGGGTGAAGATTCCGCTGGTCGAGCTGTTCAGCCAGTACTGGGCGCCGATGTTGCTGGGTGCCGGGTCGATGGTGGTCTGCTATGCGCTGTTCTACATCTCGACCGTATTTTCCCTGAGCTACGGGGTTTCGACCCTCGGCTACACCCGCGAAACTTTCCTCGCGCTGCTGTGTTTTGCGGTGCTGTTCATGGCGGCGGCGACGCCGTTGTCGGCCTGGGCCAGTGACCGTTACGGGCGCAAACCGGTGCTGATCATCGGTGGCGTGCTGGCGATTCTGTCCGGTTTCCTGATGGAACCGCTGCTCACCCACGGCACGACCTGGGGCGTGGCGCTGTTCTTGTGCATCGAACTGTTTCTGATGGGCGTGACGTTTGCACCAATGGGCGCCTTGTTGCCGGAGCTGTTTCCGACCCACGTGCGGTATACCGGTGCGTCGGCGGCCTACAACCTGGGCGGCATTGTCGGGGCCTCGGCGGCGCCGTTCTTTGCGCAGAAACTGGTGGCGATGGGCGGTTTGAGTTATGTCGGCGGGTATGTGTCGGGGGCGGCGGTGCTGAGTTTGATTGCGGTGCTGTGCCTGAAAGAGACACGGCATAACGATTTGAATCGGGTGGCCTGA
- a CDS encoding SIS domain-containing protein, whose amino-acid sequence MTSKMLEEALSSLEAVQAQLQQLDPQMIEIAGRLRRQPPQVAMTVARGSSDHAASYFAYLTMQQLGIPVASLPMSVVTMQQAPLKVSGQVAFAFSQSGQSPDLVNSLRLLRKRGALSISMVNAADSPLEAACEFSLPLLAGTESSVAATKSFIATLSASARLIAHWKEDVELLEAGLALPEGLRDAAKQDWSVAIEALRDCQRLMVIGRGAGFAIAQEAALKFKETSAIQAEAFSSAEVRHGPMALIGEQYPLLVFAPRGAEQAGLLSLAADMRQRGARVLLAAPDDVSERDLTLTRAEHPALDPILAIQSFYVMAAGLAVARGMDPDQPRHLSKVTRTH is encoded by the coding sequence TTGACTTCAAAAATGCTTGAGGAGGCGCTGTCCTCGTTGGAGGCCGTGCAAGCCCAACTGCAGCAACTCGACCCGCAGATGATCGAGATCGCCGGGCGCCTGCGTCGTCAGCCGCCGCAAGTGGCGATGACCGTCGCCCGTGGCAGCTCCGACCATGCCGCCAGTTATTTCGCCTACCTGACCATGCAGCAACTGGGCATCCCGGTGGCGTCGTTGCCGATGTCGGTGGTGACCATGCAACAGGCCCCGTTGAAGGTCAGCGGCCAGGTCGCGTTTGCGTTCTCGCAATCGGGGCAAAGCCCGGATCTGGTGAACAGCCTGCGTCTGTTGCGCAAACGCGGCGCCCTGAGCATTTCCATGGTTAACGCCGCCGACTCGCCTCTGGAAGCGGCATGCGAATTCAGCCTGCCGCTGCTGGCCGGCACCGAAAGCAGCGTCGCGGCGACCAAGAGCTTTATCGCCACCCTCAGCGCCAGCGCCCGGTTGATTGCCCATTGGAAAGAAGACGTGGAATTGCTCGAGGCGGGTCTGGCTCTGCCGGAAGGTCTGCGCGACGCGGCGAAACAGGATTGGAGCGTGGCCATCGAGGCCCTGCGCGACTGTCAGCGCTTGATGGTGATCGGCCGTGGCGCCGGTTTTGCCATCGCCCAGGAAGCCGCACTGAAATTCAAGGAAACCTCGGCGATCCAGGCCGAAGCCTTCAGCAGCGCCGAAGTCCGTCACGGCCCGATGGCGTTGATCGGCGAGCAATACCCGCTGCTGGTGTTCGCCCCGCGCGGTGCCGAGCAGGCCGGTTTGCTGAGCCTGGCGGCAGACATGCGTCAACGCGGTGCTCGTGTGTTGCTGGCGGCGCCGGATGACGTCAGCGAACGCGACCTGACCCTGACCCGCGCCGAACACCCGGCCCTCGATCCGATTTTGGCGATCCAGAGTTTCTACGTGATGGCCGCCGGTTTGGCCGTCGCCCGTGGCATGGACCCGGACCAGCCGCGACACCTGAGCAAAGTGACGCGCACCCATTGA
- a CDS encoding GntR family transcriptional regulator: MNDIQALRPDETQPTPLYLQLARNLEAAIHAGQWKAEQAMPSERSLSESLGISRVTARKALEVLFEQGLIRRNQGSGTFITPRLEQPLSRLSGFSEMLRLKGFVPGSQWLEREITPPTHEELIRLGLSPNDKVARLKRLRKADDTVMAIEMSTLPASIIPKPQAVGDSLYEYLDGIGKPIVRALQHIQAINASDEFAALVGIAPGTAMLLMTRVGYLEDNTPIEVTDTYCRNDYYDFVAELRR; this comes from the coding sequence ATGAATGACATCCAGGCCCTACGTCCTGACGAAACCCAGCCGACGCCGCTGTACCTGCAACTGGCGCGTAACCTGGAAGCGGCGATCCACGCCGGCCAATGGAAAGCCGAGCAAGCGATGCCGTCGGAGCGCAGCCTCAGCGAGTCGCTGGGCATTTCCCGCGTCACCGCCCGCAAAGCGCTGGAAGTGCTGTTCGAGCAAGGCCTGATCCGCCGCAACCAGGGTTCCGGCACCTTCATCACGCCGCGCCTGGAACAACCGCTGTCGCGCCTTTCCGGTTTCAGCGAAATGCTGCGCCTGAAAGGCTTCGTCCCTGGCTCGCAATGGCTGGAACGGGAAATCACCCCACCGACCCACGAAGAACTGATCCGCCTCGGCCTCTCGCCCAACGATAAAGTCGCGCGGCTCAAGCGCCTGCGCAAAGCCGACGACACGGTGATGGCGATCGAGATGAGCACCCTGCCCGCCTCGATCATTCCCAAGCCGCAAGCGGTGGGCGATTCCCTCTACGAATACCTCGATGGCATCGGCAAACCGATTGTTCGCGCCCTGCAACACATTCAGGCAATCAACGCCTCGGATGAGTTCGCCGCACTGGTCGGCATCGCCCCCGGCACCGCCATGCTGCTGATGACCCGGGTCGGCTACCTGGAAGACAACACGCCCATCGAAGTCACCGACACCTATTGCCGCAACGACTACTACGACTTTGTCGCAGAGCTTCGTCGATAA
- the purT gene encoding formate-dependent phosphoribosylglycinamide formyltransferase, with protein MTRIGTPLSPTATRVLMCGCGELGKEVVIELQRLGVEVIAVDRYANAPAMQVAHRSHVINMLDGAALRAVIEAEKPHFIVPEIEAIATATLVELEAEGFTVIPTARATQLTMNREGIRRLAAEELDLPTSPYHFADTFEDYSKAVEDLGFPCVVKPVMSSSGKGQSLLRSADDVKTAWDYAQEGGRAGKGRVIIEGFIDFDYEITLLTVRHIGGTTFCAPVGHRQEKGDYQESWQPQAMSPVALAESERVAKAVTEALGGRGLFGVELFIKGDQVWFSEVSPRPHDTGLVTLISQDLSQFALHARAILGLPIPLIRQVGPSASAVILVEGQSTQTAFANLGAALSEPDTALRLFGKPEVNGQRRMGVALARDESIEAARAKATRASQAVVVEL; from the coding sequence ATGACCCGTATCGGAACTCCATTGTCGCCCACCGCGACCCGCGTATTGATGTGTGGCTGTGGCGAGTTGGGCAAGGAAGTGGTGATCGAGCTGCAACGCCTGGGCGTTGAAGTGATCGCCGTGGATCGCTACGCCAACGCGCCGGCGATGCAAGTCGCCCACCGCAGCCATGTGATCAACATGCTCGACGGTGCGGCCCTGCGCGCTGTGATCGAGGCCGAAAAGCCGCACTTCATCGTGCCGGAAATCGAAGCCATCGCCACCGCGACCCTGGTTGAACTGGAAGCCGAAGGCTTCACCGTGATCCCGACCGCTCGCGCCACGCAGTTGACCATGAACCGCGAAGGCATCCGTCGCCTGGCTGCTGAAGAGCTGGACCTGCCGACTTCGCCGTACCACTTCGCCGACACCTTCGAGGACTACAGCAAAGCCGTTGAAGACCTGGGCTTCCCGTGCGTGGTCAAACCGGTCATGAGCTCCTCGGGCAAAGGCCAGAGCCTGCTGCGCAGCGCCGACGACGTGAAAACCGCGTGGGATTACGCCCAGGAAGGCGGGCGTGCCGGTAAAGGTCGGGTGATCATCGAAGGCTTTATCGATTTCGACTACGAGATCACCCTGCTGACTGTGCGCCACATCGGCGGCACCACGTTCTGTGCACCGGTCGGTCACCGTCAGGAGAAGGGCGACTACCAGGAATCCTGGCAGCCACAAGCCATGAGCCCGGTTGCCCTTGCTGAGTCCGAGCGCGTCGCCAAAGCCGTGACTGAAGCCTTGGGTGGCCGTGGTCTGTTTGGCGTCGAGTTGTTCATCAAAGGTGATCAGGTGTGGTTCAGCGAAGTCTCGCCGCGCCCGCATGATACCGGCCTGGTGACCCTGATTTCTCAGGACCTGTCGCAATTCGCCCTGCACGCACGGGCAATCCTGGGTCTGCCGATTCCGTTGATCCGTCAGGTCGGGCCATCTGCGTCGGCGGTGATCCTGGTGGAAGGGCAATCGACCCAGACCGCGTTTGCCAATCTGGGCGCTGCTTTGAGCGAGCCGGACACGGCGTTGCGTCTGTTTGGTAAGCCTGAAGTGAATGGCCAGCGCCGGATGGGCGTGGCATTGGCGCGGGATGAGTCGATTGAAGCGGCTCGTGCCAAAGCGACACGTGCTTCTCAGGCTGTTGTTGTAGAGCTGTAA